Proteins from a genomic interval of Streptomyces sp. NBC_01445:
- the ctaC gene encoding aa3-type cytochrome oxidase subunit II, translating into MSPNGSDRSSRRPMRRKLPQVLTAGLILVTATGCTYKDFPRLGMPTPVTEEGPRILSLWQGSWAAALATGVLVWGLILWSIIFHRRSRTKIEVPTQTRYNMPLEALYTVVPLIIVSVLFYFTARDETKLLSLDDKPAHTINVVGYQWSWGFNYVENVPGSTGDAKTSKELAGIPDRFIKDFPANAGGVYEAGTPASVNPQTKNPGPTLWLPKGEKVRFVLTSRDVIHDFWVVPFLMKQDVIPGHTNAFEVTPNREGTFLGKCAELCGVDHSRMLFNVKVVSPERYQQHLKDLVKKGQTGYIPSGIAQTSHEKNRETNNL; encoded by the coding sequence GTGAGTCCCAACGGCTCCGACCGCTCGTCGCGGCGCCCGATGCGGCGGAAGCTGCCGCAGGTGCTGACTGCGGGCCTGATCCTGGTAACCGCTACTGGTTGCACATACAAGGACTTTCCTCGTCTTGGTATGCCGACCCCGGTTACGGAAGAAGGTCCCAGGATCCTCTCCCTCTGGCAGGGCTCGTGGGCGGCAGCGCTCGCCACGGGTGTCCTTGTCTGGGGCCTGATCCTGTGGAGCATCATCTTCCACCGGCGCAGCCGCACCAAGATCGAGGTACCAACGCAGACGCGGTACAACATGCCGCTCGAGGCGCTGTACACGGTGGTACCGCTCATCATCGTCTCGGTCCTCTTCTACTTCACGGCGCGAGACGAGACGAAGCTCCTCAGCCTCGACGACAAGCCGGCCCACACCATCAACGTGGTCGGCTATCAGTGGAGCTGGGGCTTCAACTATGTCGAGAACGTGCCCGGCTCCACGGGTGACGCGAAGACCTCGAAGGAACTGGCCGGCATTCCGGACCGCTTCATCAAGGACTTCCCGGCGAACGCCGGCGGCGTCTACGAGGCCGGTACGCCGGCGTCGGTGAACCCGCAGACGAAGAACCCCGGCCCCACCCTCTGGCTCCCCAAGGGCGAGAAGGTCCGGTTCGTCCTCACCTCGCGCGACGTCATCCATGACTTCTGGGTGGTGCCGTTCCTGATGAAGCAGGACGTCATTCCCGGCCACACCAACGCCTTCGAGGTGACTCCCAACCGGGAGGGCACCTTCCTGGGCAAGTGCGCCGAGCTCTGCGGCGTCGACCACTCGCGCATGCTGTTCAACGTGAAGGTCGTCTCTCCTGAGCGCTACCAGCAGCACCTCAAGGACCTCGTGAAGAAGGGGCAGACCGGTTACATCCCGTCCGGCATCGCGCAGACGAGCCACGAGAAGAACCGGGAGACGAACAACCTGTGA
- the ctaD gene encoding aa3-type cytochrome oxidase subunit I yields the protein MSILNEPQGAAAADDSYENELPVRRKQPGNVVVKWLTTTDHKTIGTLYLVTSFAFFCIGGVMALFMRAELARPGNQIMSNEQFNQAFTMHGTIMLLMFATPLFAGFTNWIMPLQIGAPDVAFPRLNMFAYWLYLFGSTIAVGGFLTPQGAADFGWFAYSPLSDAVRSPGIGADMWIMGLAFSGFGTILGAVNFITTIICMRAPGMTMFRMPIFVWNVLLTAVLVLLAFPVLAAALFALEADRKFGAHVFDASNGGALLWQHLFWFFGHPEVYIIALPFFGIISEVIPVFSRKPMFGYSGLIGATIAIAGLSVTVWAHHMYVTGGVLLPFFSFMTFLIAVPTGVKFFNWIGTMWKGSLSFETPMLWTIGFLITFVFGGLTGVILAAPPLDFHVSDSYFVVAHFHYVVFGTVVFAMFAGFHFWWPKFTGKMLDERLGKITFWTLFIGFHGTFLVQHWLGVEGMPRRYADYLAADGFTALNTISTISSFLLGLSILPFFYNVWKTAKYGKKVEVDDPWGYGRSLEWATSCPPPRHNFLTLPRIRSESPAFDLHHPEIAAMDQLQNGGHGGKALSGGKEAGK from the coding sequence GTGAGCATCCTCAACGAACCTCAGGGTGCCGCCGCAGCTGACGACTCGTACGAGAACGAGTTGCCGGTCAGGCGCAAGCAGCCGGGGAATGTCGTCGTCAAGTGGCTGACCACCACTGACCACAAGACGATCGGCACGCTCTACCTGGTCACGTCGTTCGCGTTCTTCTGCATCGGCGGAGTCATGGCGCTCTTCATGCGCGCCGAACTCGCTCGTCCCGGCAACCAGATCATGTCGAACGAGCAGTTCAACCAGGCGTTCACGATGCACGGCACGATCATGCTGCTGATGTTCGCGACGCCGCTGTTCGCCGGTTTCACGAACTGGATCATGCCGCTGCAGATCGGCGCGCCCGACGTGGCGTTCCCGCGGCTGAACATGTTCGCCTACTGGCTCTACCTGTTCGGCTCGACCATCGCCGTCGGCGGTTTCCTCACCCCGCAGGGTGCGGCCGACTTCGGCTGGTTCGCCTACTCCCCGCTGTCGGACGCGGTCCGCAGCCCGGGCATCGGCGCCGACATGTGGATCATGGGTCTGGCCTTCTCCGGCTTCGGCACCATCCTCGGCGCGGTCAACTTCATCACCACGATCATCTGCATGCGCGCTCCCGGCATGACGATGTTCCGCATGCCGATCTTCGTATGGAACGTGCTGCTGACCGCCGTCCTGGTCCTGCTCGCCTTCCCGGTCCTGGCCGCCGCGCTGTTCGCCCTGGAGGCGGATCGTAAGTTCGGTGCCCATGTGTTCGACGCCAGTAATGGCGGCGCCTTGCTATGGCAACACCTCTTCTGGTTCTTCGGACACCCAGAGGTGTACATCATCGCGTTGCCATTCTTCGGAATCATTTCCGAAGTGATCCCGGTGTTCTCGAGGAAGCCGATGTTCGGCTACTCGGGCCTGATCGGCGCGACCATTGCGATCGCGGGTCTCTCCGTGACCGTGTGGGCGCACCACATGTACGTCACCGGCGGCGTGCTGTTGCCGTTCTTCTCCTTCATGACGTTCCTCATCGCCGTACCGACAGGCGTGAAGTTCTTCAACTGGATCGGCACGATGTGGAAGGGCTCACTGTCCTTCGAGACACCGATGCTCTGGACGATCGGCTTCCTGATCACTTTCGTCTTCGGTGGTCTGACCGGCGTCATCCTGGCGGCCCCGCCGCTGGACTTCCACGTCTCGGACTCGTACTTCGTCGTCGCGCACTTCCACTACGTCGTCTTCGGCACCGTGGTGTTCGCGATGTTCGCCGGATTCCACTTCTGGTGGCCGAAGTTCACGGGCAAGATGCTCGACGAGCGGCTCGGCAAGATCACGTTCTGGACGCTGTTCATCGGCTTCCACGGCACGTTCCTGGTGCAGCACTGGCTGGGCGTCGAGGGCATGCCGCGTCGTTACGCGGACTACCTCGCGGCCGACGGCTTCACCGCGCTGAACACGATCTCGACGATCTCCTCGTTCCTGCTCGGTCTGTCGATCCTGCCGTTCTTCTACAACGTGTGGAAGACCGCCAAGTACGGCAAGAAGGTCGAGGTCGACGACCCGTGGGGCTACGGCCGTTCGCTCGAATGGGCGACGTCCTGCCCGCCGCCGCGGCACAACTTCCTCACCCTGCCGCGCATTCGCAGTGAATCGCCGGCGTTCGACCTGCACCACCCGGAGATCGCCGCGATGGACCAGCTCCAGAACGGCGGCCACGGGGGCAAGGCTCTCTCTGGTGGCAAGGAGGCCGGCAAGTGA
- a CDS encoding cytochrome c oxidase subunit 4, producing the protein MKVQGKMFIWLSVFVLAMAIVYGVWSKEPAGTTALFLSFGLCIMVGYYLAFTARRLDTGAQDNKEADVADDAGDVGFFSPHSWQPLALAIGGALGFMGVVFGWWLMYFSAPIIGIGLWGWVFEYYRGENRTQ; encoded by the coding sequence GTGAAGGTCCAAGGCAAGATGTTCATCTGGCTGAGCGTCTTCGTGCTCGCCATGGCGATCGTCTACGGCGTGTGGTCGAAGGAGCCCGCCGGAACCACGGCGCTCTTCCTGTCCTTCGGCCTGTGCATCATGGTCGGCTACTACCTGGCCTTCACGGCCCGGCGGCTCGACACGGGTGCGCAGGACAACAAGGAGGCCGATGTCGCGGACGACGCCGGTGACGTGGGCTTCTTCAGCCCGCACAGCTGGCAGCCGCTGGCTCTGGCCATCGGCGGTGCGCTCGGCTTCATGGGCGTCGTCTTCGGCTGGTGGCTGATGTACTTCTCGGCCCCGATCATCGGGATCGGCCTGTGGGGCTGGGTCTTCGAGTACTACCGCGGCGAGAACCGGACCCAGTAG
- a CDS encoding L,D-transpeptidase codes for MNNSPRIRMVMGCTLLVTALGASVTGCSGSSHPLSAKPYDAAGEIGFSGESGSKKADPDKPIEITSEGDEARITDVTATDEIGRYVVGELSADGSRWHSTAPLAADAHYTVHVSTEDDEGAPGRKVLTFDTGHPDKKKKSLKVTFGPEAGKYGVGQPVTAELSAAVKDKAARAVVERALKVDSEPAVAGSWTWVDDKTLHFRPEEYWPAGATVEAHSTLDGIKIGDRLWGGASKPLRLTIGDRIEAVTDAGSHQMTVYRNGRVINTIPVTTGKPGFETRNGVKVVLGKERFVRMRSTSIGIAEGSSESYDMPVYFATRVTWSGEYVHAAPWSQGSQGYANVSHGCTGMSMSNAEWFFNTVRTGDVVRVINSNGAQMDPFGNGFGDWNLSWKNWEKGSAVQAVAGDGGRSTVQAARLSPEV; via the coding sequence ATGAACAACTCACCGAGAATTCGCATGGTAATGGGCTGCACTCTGCTGGTGACCGCACTCGGTGCGAGCGTCACGGGCTGCAGCGGCTCCAGTCACCCGCTCTCCGCCAAGCCGTACGACGCGGCGGGCGAGATCGGCTTCAGCGGGGAGTCCGGGAGCAAGAAGGCCGACCCGGACAAGCCCATAGAGATCACCTCGGAGGGCGACGAAGCACGCATAACCGATGTCACGGCCACCGACGAGATAGGCCGCTATGTCGTGGGCGAACTGTCCGCCGACGGCAGCAGGTGGCACAGCACCGCCCCGCTCGCCGCCGACGCCCACTACACGGTGCACGTGAGCACCGAGGACGACGAGGGCGCGCCCGGCCGCAAGGTCCTCACCTTCGACACGGGCCACCCGGACAAGAAGAAGAAGTCCCTCAAGGTCACCTTCGGCCCCGAGGCCGGCAAGTACGGCGTAGGACAGCCCGTCACCGCCGAACTCAGCGCCGCCGTCAAGGACAAGGCTGCACGGGCCGTCGTCGAGCGGGCCCTGAAGGTCGACTCGGAGCCCGCCGTGGCGGGCTCCTGGACGTGGGTGGACGACAAGACGCTGCACTTCCGCCCCGAGGAGTACTGGCCCGCAGGGGCCACCGTGGAAGCGCACAGCACCCTCGACGGCATAAAGATCGGCGACCGCCTCTGGGGCGGCGCCTCCAAGCCGCTTCGCCTCACCATCGGCGACCGAATAGAGGCCGTGACCGACGCCGGCTCTCACCAGATGACGGTCTACCGCAACGGCCGAGTGATCAACACCATCCCCGTCACCACCGGCAAGCCCGGGTTCGAGACCCGCAACGGCGTCAAGGTCGTACTCGGCAAGGAACGCTTCGTACGGATGCGCAGCACCAGCATCGGCATCGCCGAGGGCTCGTCGGAGTCCTACGACATGCCCGTGTACTTCGCGACCCGGGTGACCTGGAGCGGCGAATACGTGCACGCCGCGCCCTGGTCCCAGGGCTCGCAGGGGTACGCCAACGTCAGCCACGGCTGCACCGGCATGAGCATGAGCAACGCCGAGTGGTTCTTCAACACCGTCCGCACCGGCGACGTCGTGAGGGTCATCAACAGCAACGGCGCGCAGATGGACCCGTTCGGCAACGGCTTCGGCGACTGGAACCTCAGCTGGAAGAACTGGGAGAAGGGCAGCGCCGTCCAGGCGGTCGCGGGGGACGGCGGCCGCAGCACGGTCCAGGCGGCCCGGCTGAGCCCCGAGGTGTGA
- the ctaE gene encoding aa3-type cytochrome oxidase subunit III, with protein MSVVATATTVETGHAHPSVNRPNLTSVGTIIWLSSELMFFAALFAMYFTLRSVTGPDHWKEMAESLNVPFSATNTTILVLSSLTCQLGVFAAERGDVKKLRTWFIVTFIMGAIFIGGQIFEYTELVKKDGLSLSSDPYGSVFYLTTGFHGLHVTGGLIAFLFVLGRTYAARKFTHEQATAAIVVSYYWHFVDVVWIGLFATIYLIK; from the coding sequence ATGTCGGTCGTGGCGACAGCAACGACAGTAGAAACCGGGCACGCGCACCCGTCGGTCAATCGGCCGAACCTCACCAGCGTCGGAACCATCATCTGGCTGAGTTCCGAGCTGATGTTCTTCGCGGCCCTCTTCGCGATGTACTTCACCCTGCGATCGGTGACCGGGCCAGATCACTGGAAGGAAATGGCCGAGTCGCTGAACGTTCCGTTCTCAGCGACGAACACCACGATCCTGGTGCTCTCCTCACTGACCTGTCAGCTCGGCGTGTTCGCCGCCGAGCGCGGGGACGTGAAGAAGCTCAGGACATGGTTCATCGTCACCTTCATCATGGGTGCGATCTTCATCGGCGGTCAGATCTTCGAGTACACCGAGCTGGTCAAGAAGGACGGTCTCTCGCTGTCCTCCGACCCGTACGGTTCGGTGTTCTACCTGACGACTGGCTTCCATGGACTGCACGTGACAGGCGGCCTCATCGCCTTCCTGTTCGTCCTCGGCCGCACATACGCGGCCAGGAAGTTCACCCATGAGCAGGCGACCGCAGCCATCGTCGTGTCCTATTACTGGCACTTCGTCGATGTCGTCTGGATCGGCCTTTTCGCCACGATCTACTTGATCAAGTAG
- the qcrC gene encoding cytochrome bc1 complex diheme cytochrome c subunit, which yields MKKLSARRRHPLAAVVVLLLALAATGGLYAAFAPASKAQADETAQSLAIDEGKKLYAVGCASCHGTGGQGSSDGPPLTGVGAAAVDFQVGTGRMPAQQPGAQIPKKKVIYSQAEIDQLAAYVASLGAGPTVPTKNQVSPEGADIANGGELFRTNCAQCHNFTGEGGALTHGKFAPNLEDVSPKHIYEAMQTGPQNMPSFPDTTMPEKSKKDIIAYINAVNGNETESPGGLTLGGLGPFTEGLFAWVFGLGALVAVAVWVAARTAKAKKS from the coding sequence GTGAAAAAGCTCTCCGCACGACGACGCCATCCGCTGGCGGCGGTCGTCGTCCTACTCCTCGCGCTGGCGGCCACCGGGGGGCTGTACGCCGCGTTCGCACCCGCGAGCAAGGCGCAGGCCGACGAAACCGCCCAGTCCCTCGCCATCGACGAGGGCAAGAAGCTCTACGCCGTTGGCTGCGCCAGCTGCCACGGCACCGGCGGTCAGGGATCCAGTGACGGTCCGCCGCTGACGGGCGTGGGCGCCGCGGCCGTCGACTTCCAGGTCGGCACCGGGCGCATGCCCGCGCAGCAGCCCGGCGCGCAGATCCCGAAGAAGAAGGTCATCTACTCGCAGGCCGAGATCGACCAGCTCGCGGCGTACGTCGCCTCGCTCGGTGCCGGTCCGACCGTCCCGACGAAGAACCAGGTCAGCCCGGAGGGTGCGGACATCGCCAACGGTGGCGAGCTGTTCCGTACCAACTGCGCGCAGTGCCACAACTTCACCGGTGAGGGCGGCGCGCTGACACACGGCAAGTTCGCGCCGAACCTGGAGGACGTGAGCCCGAAGCACATCTACGAGGCCATGCAGACGGGCCCGCAGAACATGCCGTCCTTCCCCGACACCACGATGCCGGAGAAGAGCAAGAAGGACATCATCGCGTACATCAACGCGGTCAACGGCAACGAGACCGAGAGCCCCGGCGGGCTGACGCTGGGCGGGCTCGGCCCGTTCACTGAAGGCCTGTTCGCCTGGGTCTTCGGTCTCGGCGCCCTGGTCGCCGTCGCCGTCTGGGTCGCCGCTCGGACCGCAAAGGCCAAGAAGTCATGA
- the qcrA gene encoding cytochrome bc1 complex Rieske iron-sulfur subunit produces the protein MSQEIPEENLPSAQDADQPHGSVAVKEDPFANPGLPPHEHRIQDIDERAAKRSERVVAFLFTLSMLSTVAFIAAFVTIKADKSVFIWPIGHISALNFALGMTLGLALFCIGAGAVHWARTLMSDVEVADDRHAISAEPEVKAKVLADFKQGAKESQFGRRKLIRNTLFGAVAMVPLSGIVLLRDLGPLPEDKLRHTAWKKGKLLVNMNTNEPLRPSDIVVGSLTFAKPEGVEEHDEDFQQVMGKAALMLVRIQPDEIKDKQELAWGHEGVVAYSKVCTHVGCPISLYEQQTHHVLCPCHQSTFDLSDGARVIFGPAGHALPQLRIGVNDEGYLQALGDFAEPVGPAFWERG, from the coding sequence ATGAGTCAAGAGATTCCAGAAGAGAACCTGCCCAGCGCGCAGGACGCCGACCAGCCGCACGGCTCGGTCGCGGTGAAGGAAGACCCCTTCGCCAACCCGGGGCTGCCGCCCCACGAGCACCGGATCCAGGACATCGACGAGCGGGCCGCCAAGCGCTCCGAGCGCGTGGTCGCCTTCCTGTTCACGCTCTCGATGCTCTCCACGGTCGCCTTCATCGCCGCGTTCGTGACGATCAAGGCCGACAAGAGCGTCTTCATCTGGCCGATCGGGCACATCAGCGCGCTGAACTTCGCGCTCGGCATGACGCTCGGCCTGGCGCTGTTCTGCATCGGCGCGGGCGCGGTCCACTGGGCCCGCACCCTGATGTCCGACGTGGAGGTCGCCGACGACCGTCACGCGATCTCGGCCGAGCCCGAGGTCAAGGCGAAGGTCCTGGCGGACTTCAAGCAGGGCGCCAAGGAGTCGCAGTTCGGCCGGCGCAAGCTGATCCGCAACACGCTCTTCGGCGCGGTCGCGATGGTCCCGCTCTCCGGCATCGTCCTTCTCCGTGACCTCGGTCCGCTGCCGGAGGACAAGCTCCGGCACACCGCGTGGAAGAAGGGCAAGCTCCTCGTCAACATGAACACGAACGAGCCGCTGCGTCCTTCGGACATCGTGGTCGGCTCGCTCACCTTCGCCAAGCCCGAGGGCGTGGAGGAGCACGACGAGGACTTCCAGCAGGTCATGGGCAAGGCCGCCCTGATGCTGGTCCGGATCCAGCCGGACGAGATCAAGGACAAGCAAGAGCTCGCGTGGGGCCACGAGGGTGTCGTCGCGTACTCGAAGGTCTGCACCCACGTGGGCTGCCCGATCTCCCTGTACGAGCAGCAGACGCACCACGTGCTCTGCCCCTGTCACCAGTCCACCTTCGACCTCTCCGACGGCGCCCGCGTCATCTTCGGTCCCGCCGGCCACGCGCTCCCGCAGCTGCGTATCGGCGTGAACGACGAGGGTTACCTGCAGGCGCTCGGCGACTTCGCAGAGCCCGTCGGTCCTGCTTTCTGGGAGCGCGGATGA
- the qcrB gene encoding cytochrome bc1 complex cytochrome b subunit yields the protein MSTSTTNDASSREKAPAGERVADWADGRLGIYSLAKANMRKIFPDHWSFMLGEICLYSFIIIILTGVYLTLFFHPSMNEVEYHGSYVPLQGQLMSEAFNSTMHISFEVRGGLLIRQIHHWAALIFLAGMFVHMMRVFFTGAFRKPREVNWVFGFLLFVLGMFTGFTGYSLPDDLLSGTGVRFMEGAVLSVPIVGTYLSFFLFGGEFPGGDFVARFYSVHILLLPGIMLGLVVAHLILVFYHKHTQFAGPGKTNKNVVGMPLLPVYMAKAGGFFFLVFGVIAAVAAIASVNPIWAMGPYRVDQVSTGAQPDWYMGFSEGLIRFMPGWEINLWGHTLVLGVFIPLMIFPLVLVVIAVYPFIESWITGDKREHHILDRPRNVPTRTAFGAAWISWYFVLLLGGGNDLWATHFHLSINAITWFVRIGFFIVPVLTFLITKRICLGLQRRDKDKVLHGRESGLIKRLPHGEFIEVHEPLGPDALHTLTAHEQYAPLEVGPTVDENGVERKVSGTEKLRARLSDGMYGEESQIPKPTVEEYKEITSGHGHH from the coding sequence ATGAGCACTTCGACGACCAACGACGCGTCCTCGCGCGAGAAGGCGCCCGCCGGTGAGCGGGTGGCCGACTGGGCGGACGGCCGGCTCGGGATCTACTCCCTGGCCAAGGCCAACATGCGCAAGATCTTCCCGGACCACTGGTCCTTCATGCTCGGTGAGATCTGCCTGTACAGCTTCATCATCATCATCCTCACGGGTGTGTACCTGACGCTGTTCTTCCACCCGTCGATGAACGAGGTGGAGTACCACGGCAGCTACGTCCCGCTGCAGGGACAGCTGATGTCCGAGGCGTTCAACTCGACCATGCACATCTCCTTCGAGGTGCGCGGTGGTCTGCTGATCCGGCAGATCCACCACTGGGCGGCGCTGATCTTCCTCGCCGGCATGTTCGTGCACATGATGCGCGTGTTCTTCACGGGTGCTTTCCGCAAGCCGCGTGAGGTCAACTGGGTGTTCGGCTTCCTGCTGTTCGTCCTCGGCATGTTCACCGGCTTCACCGGTTACTCGCTCCCGGACGACCTGCTCTCCGGCACCGGTGTCCGCTTCATGGAGGGCGCGGTCCTGTCCGTGCCGATCGTCGGCACGTACCTGTCGTTCTTCCTCTTCGGCGGCGAGTTCCCGGGCGGCGACTTCGTCGCGCGGTTCTACTCGGTCCACATCCTGCTGCTGCCGGGCATCATGCTCGGTCTCGTGGTCGCTCACCTGATCCTGGTCTTCTACCACAAGCACACGCAGTTCGCGGGCCCCGGAAAGACGAACAAGAACGTCGTCGGCATGCCGCTGCTCCCGGTCTACATGGCCAAGGCGGGTGGCTTCTTCTTCCTGGTCTTCGGTGTCATCGCGGCCGTCGCCGCGATCGCGTCGGTCAACCCGATCTGGGCCATGGGCCCGTACCGGGTCGACCAGGTCTCCACCGGCGCGCAGCCCGACTGGTACATGGGCTTCTCCGAGGGACTGATCCGCTTCATGCCGGGCTGGGAGATCAACCTCTGGGGTCACACGCTCGTCCTGGGTGTGTTCATCCCGCTGATGATCTTCCCGCTGGTCCTGGTGGTGATCGCGGTCTACCCGTTCATCGAGTCCTGGATCACCGGCGACAAGCGCGAGCACCACATCCTGGACCGCCCGCGCAACGTCCCGACCCGGACCGCGTTCGGTGCCGCCTGGATCAGCTGGTACTTCGTCCTGCTTCTCGGTGGTGGTAACGACCTCTGGGCCACGCACTTCCACCTGTCGATCAACGCGATCACCTGGTTCGTGCGTATCGGGTTCTTCATCGTGCCCGTGCTGACCTTCCTCATCACCAAGCGGATCTGCCTCGGCCTCCAGCGCCGCGACAAGGACAAGGTGCTGCACGGACGCGAGTCCGGCCTCATCAAGCGCCTGCCGCACGGTGAGTTCATCGAGGTCCACGAGCCGCTCGGGCCCGACGCCCTGCACACCCTCACCGCGCACGAGCAGTACGCGCCGCTCGAGGTCGGCCCGACGGTCGACGAGAACGGTGTGGAGCGCAAGGTGTCCGGTACGGAGAAGCTGCGGGCCAGGCTCTCCGACGGGATGTACGGCGAGGAGAGCCAGATCCCCAAGCCGACTGTCGAGGAGTACAAGGAGATCACCAGCGGCCACGGCCACCACTGA
- the trpD gene encoding anthranilate phosphoribosyltransferase → MNAVTPAGGNTAAGRSWPQLLNGLLEGRDQSADDTAWAMDRIMRGEATDVQIAGFAVAMRAKGETVEEISGLVRSMYEHANVIEVPGDTVDIVGTGGDGAKTVNISTMSAIVIAGTGAKVVKHGNRAASSASGASDVLEKLGVNLELTPKRVAEVADEAGITFCFAVKFHPALRHVAAARGQLGIRTTFNFLGPLTNPAKVRAQAVGVADARMAPIVAGVFAERGHSSLVFRGDDGLDELTTTATSRIWVVRDGTVREEAFDPRDVGIDLVPVSALRGADASYNAEVARRLLDGERGPVRDAVLLNSAAALVALTPGEGPLTDQLRAGMARAAESIDSGSAKRTLERWVAASNA, encoded by the coding sequence ATGAATGCTGTGACCCCCGCAGGAGGCAATACCGCGGCGGGCCGTTCCTGGCCCCAGCTCCTGAACGGCCTCCTCGAAGGGCGCGACCAGAGCGCCGACGACACCGCCTGGGCCATGGACCGCATCATGCGGGGCGAGGCCACGGACGTGCAGATCGCCGGGTTCGCGGTGGCCATGCGCGCCAAGGGCGAGACCGTGGAGGAGATCTCCGGCCTCGTACGGTCCATGTACGAGCACGCCAACGTGATCGAGGTCCCGGGCGACACGGTCGACATCGTCGGCACGGGCGGCGACGGCGCCAAGACGGTCAACATCTCCACGATGTCGGCGATCGTCATCGCGGGCACGGGCGCCAAGGTCGTCAAGCACGGCAACCGCGCCGCCTCGTCGGCGTCCGGCGCCTCGGACGTCCTGGAGAAGCTCGGCGTGAATCTGGAGCTGACGCCGAAGCGCGTGGCCGAGGTCGCGGACGAGGCCGGGATCACGTTCTGCTTCGCCGTGAAGTTCCACCCGGCGCTGCGGCACGTGGCGGCGGCGCGCGGCCAACTGGGCATCCGCACGACGTTCAACTTCCTCGGTCCGCTGACCAACCCTGCCAAGGTGCGGGCCCAGGCCGTCGGTGTCGCCGACGCGCGGATGGCGCCCATCGTGGCCGGTGTCTTCGCCGAGCGCGGCCACTCGTCCCTCGTCTTCCGCGGCGACGACGGCCTGGACGAGCTGACGACGACGGCGACCTCGCGGATCTGGGTGGTCCGGGACGGCACTGTGCGCGAGGAGGCCTTCGACCCGCGGGACGTCGGCATCGACCTGGTTCCGGTGTCCGCGCTGCGGGGCGCCGACGCGTCGTACAACGCGGAGGTGGCCCGCCGCCTGCTGGACGGTGAGAGGGGCCCGGTACGGGACGCGGTCCTCCTCAACTCGGCGGCGGCGCTCGTGGCTCTCACGCCCGGCGAGGGCCCCCTGACCGACCAGCTCCGGGCCGGCATGGCCCGCGCCGCGGAGTCGATCGACTCGGGCTCGGCGAAGCGGACGCTGGAGCGCTGGGTGGCGGCCAGCAACGCGTAA